Within Thermus sp. CCB_US3_UF1, the genomic segment CGTGGAGGCCTTCGTGGGGACCAGGCGGGGGGAGGGGGTGCTCCTGGTGCTCAAGGAGGGTAAGGGGCTTCTCCTGAACCCGGTAGACCCCAGGCCCTTCCTGGCCTGGAAGGAGGAAGGATGAAGGCCCTGTACTGGACGTTGGGTCTTTCCTGGGGCAGCTATGGGCTTTTCTACCTGCTTGGGGGCCGGTGGGACCTGGCCCCGGGGAGGGACCCCCTCCCCTTGGCCTTGGGCTTCCTCTACATGTGGATCCCCGGGCTTGTGGCCCTCCACTTCGCCCGCCGGGAGGGGGTGCGGATCCCCTTGGCCCTAAGGCCCAACGGCTACTGGCTCCTGGCCTGGCTTTTCCCCGTGGCCCTGACCCTCCTCTCCCTTCCCCTTAGCCTGCCCTTCGGGGCCTGGAGGGGATGGCAAGCCCTGCTCCCGCCCAATGGGGCCGACGGTTTACCGGAAGGCCTACAGGCCTTCCTTCCCCTCCTGGTCCTGCTCTCCGGCCTGGTAGCCGGGGCCACGGTGAACCTGGTGGCCGCCCTGGGGGAGGAACTCCTTTGGCGGGGGTACCTCTTTGAGAAGCTCCGGGACCGGGGCTTCTGGCCCGCCAGCCTGGAGATCGGCTTCTATTGGGGCCTTTGGCACGCGCCCTTGGTCCTGGCGGGGCACAACTACCCCCACACCCCCCTCCTGGGGGTGCCCATGATGATCCTCTTCACCCTCCTCCTCACCCCCAGCCTCCTCTGGGTGCGGGAGCGAGGGGGCTCGGTGCTGGCGGCGGCCCTCCTTCACGGCACCCTGAACGCCGTGGGGGGGCTTTCCCTCCTCCTGGTGGAAAGGACCCACGACCTCCTGGTGGGGGTGGTGGGCCTGCCGGGGCTTTTCCTCCTGGCCCTTTTCAACCTCTGGCTTAGGCGACGGGTATAGTCAAGAGGGATGCGCTTTCTGGTGCTCACGGGGCTTTCGGGGGCGGGGAAGACCACCGCCAAGGGGTTCTTGGAGGACCTGGGCTACTTCGTGGTGGACAACCTCCCCCCAGGCCTTTGGAAACCGCTCCTGGAGGCCCTGGAAGGGAAGGGGGTGGTGCGGGCGGGGGTGGTGTTGGACGCCCGGGCCCTGGCCTTCTTTGACCGGCTGGAGGAGGCCCTGGAAGCCCTCAGGCCGGTGGTGGTCTACCTCGAGGCCCGCCCCGAGATCCTCCTAAGGCGCTACAACCTCACCCGCCGCCTCCACCCCTTAGGGGCAGGCAACCTCATGCGGGAGATCGGGGAGGAACGGAAGGCCCTCGGCCCCTTACGGGCCCGGGCCCACCTGGTGCTGGACACCTCGGAGCTCTCCCCCAGGGCCCTCAAGGAAGCCCTGGCCCGCTTCCTGGGGGAGGAACAGGGGTTTGTCCTCCGCCTCCTCTCCTTCGGCTTCAAGTGGGGGCCACCCCAGGAAGCCGACCTGGTCCTGGACGTCCGCCCCCTGCCCAACCCCCACTACGACCCCCTCCTCAAGCCCAAAACGGGGCTGGACCCCGAGGTGCGGGCCTACGTCTTCCGGGAGGAGCACGAGGCCTACTACCGCGCCCTCCTGGCCGTGGCGGGCCTGGCGGCGGAAGGGGCAAGGCGGGAGGGCCGGGCCTTTTACACCGTGGCCGTGGGCTGCACCGGGGGGCGGCACCGGAGCGTGGCCGTGGCCGAGAGGCTGGCGGAGGAGCTTTCCGGGCGCTTCGCCGTGGAGGTGAGCCACCGGGATGTGGCCAAGGAGGCGTAACCCCCCCCACCCCTCCTGGCGCTGGCTCTACCCGGGGATGCGGGTGAAGCGCTACGCCCTCCTGGCCCTCCTGGGCGTCTTCCTCTTTGGCCTGGGCCTGGCGGAGATCCTCCCGCCCCTGGACCTGGGAAGCCCCTGGGCCTTCCTCCTCCTGGGCGGGCTCCTGGCCGTCTTGGGGGTGCGGGCCATGAACCGCAGCATGCTCTCCGCCTTCACCCAGCCGGAGGAGGTGCCGGAGAGGGTCTACGTGCGCCGCCGCCTGGAACAGGGGCCCAGGATCGTGGCCTTTGGCGGGGGCACGGGGCTATCCCGGGTCCTCCGGGGCCTCAAGGAGCAC encodes:
- the rapZ gene encoding RNase adapter RapZ, with the translated sequence MRFLVLTGLSGAGKTTAKGFLEDLGYFVVDNLPPGLWKPLLEALEGKGVVRAGVVLDARALAFFDRLEEALEALRPVVVYLEARPEILLRRYNLTRRLHPLGAGNLMREIGEERKALGPLRARAHLVLDTSELSPRALKEALARFLGEEQGFVLRLLSFGFKWGPPQEADLVLDVRPLPNPHYDPLLKPKTGLDPEVRAYVFREEHEAYYRALLAVAGLAAEGARREGRAFYTVAVGCTGGRHRSVAVAERLAEELSGRFAVEVSHRDVAKEA
- a CDS encoding CPBP family intramembrane glutamic endopeptidase, producing MKALYWTLGLSWGSYGLFYLLGGRWDLAPGRDPLPLALGFLYMWIPGLVALHFARREGVRIPLALRPNGYWLLAWLFPVALTLLSLPLSLPFGAWRGWQALLPPNGADGLPEGLQAFLPLLVLLSGLVAGATVNLVAALGEELLWRGYLFEKLRDRGFWPASLEIGFYWGLWHAPLVLAGHNYPHTPLLGVPMMILFTLLLTPSLLWVRERGGSVLAAALLHGTLNAVGGLSLLLVERTHDLLVGVVGLPGLFLLALFNLWLRRRV